The following proteins are encoded in a genomic region of Drosophila willistoni isolate 14030-0811.24 chromosome 3R, UCI_dwil_1.1, whole genome shotgun sequence:
- the LOC6651210 gene encoding uncharacterized protein LOC6651210 isoform X3: MRKTWVKRENIYYKPFYKQKSKMLFLLIFLIGISFITYQVLMLPSPWNLQQLQQLKQKHKQMMQSLGSKQLDVDFFIGTPPPQNAQESGHADELQSAIKIIRGTRLFDYDAYKPNFEGKFKCLDNSKEIPFDHVNDNYCDCETDGSDEPGTNACANGRFYCKYQKRHITGRGLDVHVHSSRVNDHVCDCCDGSDEWATNSKCLNSCA; encoded by the exons atgcgCAAAACATGGGTAAAACGAGAAAATATCTATTACAAGCCATTTTACAAGCAGAAATCGAAAATGCTATTTCTGCTAATATTCCTCATTGGAATCTCATTTATAACGTACCAGGTACTAATG TTGCCCTCCCCCTGGAATCTTCAGCAGTTGCAGCAGCTGAAACAAAAGCACAAACAAATGATGCAGTCGCTCGGCAGCAAACAGCTTGACGTGGACTTTTTTATAGGAACGCCGCCACCGCAAAATGCTCAAGAATCCGGTCATGCGGATGAGCTACAGTCAGCCATTAAGATTATACG CGGAACGCGTCTATTTGACTACGATGCGTATAAGCCAAATTTCGAGGGTAAATTCAAGTGTCTGGATAACAGCAAAGAAATCCCCTTCGATCATGTCAATGATAATTACTGTGATTGTGAAACGGATGGCTCCGACGAGCCCGGCACAAATGCATGTGCCAATGGGCGCTTCTATtgcaaataccaaaaacgtcATATTACGGGACGTGGACTGGATGTCCATGTGCATAGTAGCAGGGTTAATGATCACGTTTGTGATTGCTGTGATGGGAGTGATGAGTGGGCCACAAATTCCAAATGTCTCAATAGTTGTGCGTAG
- the LOC26529876 gene encoding lateral signaling target protein 2 homolog, protein MRKGTAAAKRKQLQQLRQHHQQLLASDLSLASSPTRLAAALISSAVALSAASTSAAAAAAASASGSATIVNSHHHSSSSSSHSHNMQQQRLHHQQQHSHRHHHHHSHNHQSHNHHQCRSKRKLQKLYYTLCR, encoded by the coding sequence ATGCGAAAAGGCACTGCGGCAGCTAAACGCAAACAGTTGCAACAGTTGCGGCAACACCATCAACAACTTTTGGCCTCCGATTTGTCGTTGGCATCGTCGCCAACGCGTTTGGCTGCCGCATTGATATCATCGGCAGTGGCACTCAGTGCAGCATCAACTTCGgccgctgcagcagcagcagcttcagCATCAGGATCAGCGACAATTGTAAATAGTCATCATcacagtagcagcagcagcagtcacAGCCATAATATGCAACAACAGCGCCTtcatcaccagcagcagcactcCCACAgacatcaccatcatcattcGCATAATCACCAATCGCACAATCATCATCAGTGTCGCTCGAAACGCAAACtacaaaaattgtattataCGCTTTGCCGTTAG
- the LOC6651210 gene encoding uncharacterized protein LOC6651210 isoform X2: protein MRKTWVKRENIYYKPFYKQKSKMLFLLIFLIGISFITYQAFSLNQLPSPWNLQQLQQLKQKHKQMMQSLGSKQLDVDFFIGTPPPQNAQESGHADELQSAIKIIRGTRLFDYDAYKPNFEGKFKCLDNSKEIPFDHVNDNYCDCETDGSDEPGTNACANGRFYCKYQKRHITGRGLDVHVHSSRVNDHVCDCCDGSDEWATNSKCLNSCA, encoded by the exons atgcgCAAAACATGGGTAAAACGAGAAAATATCTATTACAAGCCATTTTACAAGCAGAAATCGAAAATGCTATTTCTGCTAATATTCCTCATTGGAATCTCATTTATAACGTACCAG GCATTCTCGCTGAATCAGTTGCCCTCCCCCTGGAATCTTCAGCAGTTGCAGCAGCTGAAACAAAAGCACAAACAAATGATGCAGTCGCTCGGCAGCAAACAGCTTGACGTGGACTTTTTTATAGGAACGCCGCCACCGCAAAATGCTCAAGAATCCGGTCATGCGGATGAGCTACAGTCAGCCATTAAGATTATACG CGGAACGCGTCTATTTGACTACGATGCGTATAAGCCAAATTTCGAGGGTAAATTCAAGTGTCTGGATAACAGCAAAGAAATCCCCTTCGATCATGTCAATGATAATTACTGTGATTGTGAAACGGATGGCTCCGACGAGCCCGGCACAAATGCATGTGCCAATGGGCGCTTCTATtgcaaataccaaaaacgtcATATTACGGGACGTGGACTGGATGTCCATGTGCATAGTAGCAGGGTTAATGATCACGTTTGTGATTGCTGTGATGGGAGTGATGAGTGGGCCACAAATTCCAAATGTCTCAATAGTTGTGCGTAG
- the LOC6651210 gene encoding uncharacterized protein LOC6651210 isoform X1, with amino-acid sequence MRKTWVKRENIYYKPFYKQKSKMLFLLIFLIGISFITYQVLMAFSLNQLPSPWNLQQLQQLKQKHKQMMQSLGSKQLDVDFFIGTPPPQNAQESGHADELQSAIKIIRGTRLFDYDAYKPNFEGKFKCLDNSKEIPFDHVNDNYCDCETDGSDEPGTNACANGRFYCKYQKRHITGRGLDVHVHSSRVNDHVCDCCDGSDEWATNSKCLNSCA; translated from the exons atgcgCAAAACATGGGTAAAACGAGAAAATATCTATTACAAGCCATTTTACAAGCAGAAATCGAAAATGCTATTTCTGCTAATATTCCTCATTGGAATCTCATTTATAACGTACCAGGTACTAATG GCATTCTCGCTGAATCAGTTGCCCTCCCCCTGGAATCTTCAGCAGTTGCAGCAGCTGAAACAAAAGCACAAACAAATGATGCAGTCGCTCGGCAGCAAACAGCTTGACGTGGACTTTTTTATAGGAACGCCGCCACCGCAAAATGCTCAAGAATCCGGTCATGCGGATGAGCTACAGTCAGCCATTAAGATTATACG CGGAACGCGTCTATTTGACTACGATGCGTATAAGCCAAATTTCGAGGGTAAATTCAAGTGTCTGGATAACAGCAAAGAAATCCCCTTCGATCATGTCAATGATAATTACTGTGATTGTGAAACGGATGGCTCCGACGAGCCCGGCACAAATGCATGTGCCAATGGGCGCTTCTATtgcaaataccaaaaacgtcATATTACGGGACGTGGACTGGATGTCCATGTGCATAGTAGCAGGGTTAATGATCACGTTTGTGATTGCTGTGATGGGAGTGATGAGTGGGCCACAAATTCCAAATGTCTCAATAGTTGTGCGTAG
- the LOC6651211 gene encoding cyclin-Q, translating to MKNVLDVMSLQQHVESNKAQDMKPIDYRKSSKAGLVPLYIFECATKLKMKPLTAACAAIVFHRFFKEVKPSDYDEFLIAASSLYLAGKIKDDDTVKIRDVINVAYCTLNRDSPPLDLNDEYWAMRDAIVQAELLITRTLGFDLNIDLAHKYLLYYMKTLQDWVGSDVWNSVPVAKAAASYLQDFHHSANILKFKPTHVAIGCLSLAMQTYGIQVPLTDESDESAMWYKPLVKDFTRENQWEIIENVIEVYKHEASLKAV from the exons ATGAAAAACGTTTTGGATGTCATGTCGCTGCAGCAACACGTGGAATCAAATAAGGCCCAGGATATGAAGCCAATTGATTATCG CAAATCCAGCAAGGCAGGTCTAGTGCCACTCTACATTTTCGAGTGTGCCaccaaattgaaaatgaagccTCTTACCGCTGCTTGTGCGGCCATAGTCTTTCATCGTTTCTTCAAGGAGGTCAAACCGAGTGATTATGATGAGTTT TTAATAGCCGCATCTTCGCTGTATTTGGCTGGTAAAATCAAAGACGATGATACTGTAAAGATACGCGATGTTATAAACGTGGCATATTGCACATTGAATCGCGACAGTCCTCCACTCGATCTTAATGATGAATACTGGGCAATGCGTGATGCCATTGTCCAGGCTGAATTGTTAATAACACGCACACTAGGCTTTGATCTAAACATCGATCTGGCTCACAAG TACTTACTTTACTATATGAAGACTCTTCAGGATTGGGTGGGCTCGGATGTATGGAATTCGGTGCCCGTAGCCAAAGCTGCTGCATCCTATTTGCAAGACTTTCACCACAGCGCtaacatattaaaatttaagccCACGCATGTGGCCATTGGTTGCCTATCATTGGCCATGCAAACATATGGCATACAAGTaccactaacagatgaatcggATGAATCGGCCATGTGGTATAAGCCACTGGTAAAGGATTTTACCCGTGAAAATCAATGGGAAATCATTGAGAATGTCATTGAAGTGTACAAGCATGAGGCCTCTCTAAAAGCAGTATAA